One Hydrogenophaga crassostreae genomic region harbors:
- a CDS encoding c-type cytochrome → MLGLAAHPTFAESPGAPQGSRVQALVHMVRQDCGSCHGMRLTGGLGPALTREALAGFPLESLAATIYHGRPGTPMPPWSAMLNEAEARWIAQQLLQGFPEETTTPHIQ, encoded by the coding sequence ATGTTGGGCCTGGCTGCCCACCCCACCTTTGCTGAATCGCCCGGGGCGCCCCAAGGCTCCCGGGTGCAGGCGCTGGTGCACATGGTTCGTCAAGACTGTGGCTCTTGCCACGGCATGCGGCTGACCGGTGGCCTGGGGCCTGCGCTGACCCGCGAAGCGCTGGCCGGGTTTCCTCTGGAAAGCCTGGCCGCCACGATTTACCACGGCCGCCCAGGCACGCCCATGCCGCCCTGGAGCGCCATGCTCAATGAAGCGGAAGCCCGCTGGATCGCGCAGCAGCTGCTGCAAGGCTTCCCCGAAGAAACAACCACACCCCACATTCAATGA
- a CDS encoding c-type cytochrome, with the protein MKTLSLIVAAVALAFSAGSAMADGEAALTKGGCMACHAKDKKLVGPSFKDIATKYKGQDVSAQLMDKVRKGGSGVWGPIPMSPNPVAKIDDDSLKEAVAFILKS; encoded by the coding sequence ATGAAAACACTTTCTCTCATCGTGGCCGCTGTGGCCTTGGCCTTCTCGGCGGGTTCAGCCATGGCCGATGGCGAAGCCGCTTTGACCAAGGGCGGCTGCATGGCCTGCCATGCCAAAGACAAAAAGCTGGTCGGACCTTCGTTCAAGGACATTGCCACCAAGTACAAGGGCCAGGACGTGAGCGCACAGCTGATGGACAAGGTTCGCAAGGGAGGTTCTGGCGTGTGGGGGCCGATTCCCATGTCGCCCAACCCGGTGGCCAAGATTGACGACGACAGCCTCAAGGAAGCGGTGGCGTTCATTCTCAAGTCCTGA
- a CDS encoding nitrite reductase has translation MKPTKIILGTLAMAAMLVAGSLHAEDVKKTLTQPEANYQAGSSPIGESPMHQSVNPKAPPMTQAEFDLGRKIYFERCAGCHGVLRKGATGKPLTPDLTVGKGTDYLKVFINYGSPAGMPNWGTSGELNDQEVDLMARYIQHEPPIPPEYSLADMKSTWKVIVPPEKRPTKKMNNYNISNIFSTTLRDAGEIALIDGDSKEIISILKTGYAVHISRMSASGRYLFVIGRDAKVNMIDLWMEKPDTVAEIRTGLEARSVESSKFKGYEDKYVIAGTYWPPQFVIMDGDTLEPLKIVSTRGNVVGTQEYHPEPRVASIVGSHFKPEFVVNVKETGKTLMVDYSDLKALKMTEIGSAPFLHDGGLDSSKRYFMVAANNSNKISVIDLKTDKLAALIDVGKIPHPGRGANFIHPKFGPVWSTGHLGDETISLIGTDPVKHPKNAWKVVQTLTGQGGGALFIKSHPKSNHLYSDTPLNPDPKISQSVAVYDINNLAKGYTVLPIAEWADIKDDGAKRVVQPEFNKAGDEVWFSVWSAKDKISAMVVVDDKTLKLKAVIKDPRLITPTGHFNVNNTQNDVY, from the coding sequence ATGAAACCCACCAAGATTATTCTGGGCACGCTGGCCATGGCCGCCATGCTCGTTGCCGGCAGCCTTCACGCAGAAGACGTCAAGAAGACGCTGACCCAACCCGAGGCCAACTACCAGGCAGGCAGTTCACCGATTGGTGAGTCGCCCATGCATCAAAGCGTCAACCCCAAAGCGCCGCCCATGACGCAGGCCGAATTCGACCTGGGGCGCAAGATCTATTTCGAGCGTTGCGCAGGTTGCCACGGCGTGCTGCGAAAAGGCGCCACGGGCAAGCCATTGACACCTGACCTCACGGTGGGCAAGGGCACGGACTACCTCAAAGTGTTCATCAACTACGGCTCGCCGGCCGGCATGCCCAACTGGGGCACTTCGGGTGAACTCAACGACCAGGAAGTGGATCTCATGGCCCGCTACATCCAGCACGAGCCACCCATCCCGCCCGAGTACAGCCTGGCCGACATGAAGTCGACCTGGAAGGTCATTGTGCCGCCCGAGAAGCGGCCGACCAAAAAGATGAACAACTACAACATCAGCAACATTTTCTCGACCACGCTGCGCGATGCGGGTGAGATTGCGTTGATCGATGGTGACTCGAAGGAAATCATCAGCATCCTGAAAACCGGCTATGCGGTGCACATTTCTCGCATGTCGGCTTCGGGTCGCTACCTGTTTGTGATCGGCCGCGATGCCAAGGTCAACATGATCGACCTGTGGATGGAAAAGCCCGACACCGTGGCTGAAATCCGCACCGGTCTGGAAGCCCGTTCGGTCGAGAGCAGCAAGTTCAAAGGCTATGAAGACAAGTACGTGATTGCCGGCACCTACTGGCCGCCACAGTTCGTCATCATGGATGGCGACACGCTGGAGCCGCTGAAGATCGTCTCGACCCGGGGCAACGTGGTCGGTACGCAGGAATACCACCCCGAGCCGCGCGTGGCGTCCATCGTTGGCAGTCACTTCAAGCCCGAGTTTGTCGTCAACGTCAAAGAAACCGGCAAGACCCTGATGGTGGACTATTCCGACCTGAAGGCGCTGAAGATGACCGAAATCGGTTCGGCCCCTTTTCTGCATGACGGCGGTCTGGATTCGAGCAAGCGCTACTTCATGGTGGCGGCCAACAACAGCAACAAGATTTCGGTCATTGATCTGAAGACCGACAAGCTGGCTGCGCTGATCGATGTGGGCAAAATTCCCCACCCCGGTCGCGGTGCCAACTTCATCCATCCGAAGTTTGGTCCTGTGTGGTCTACCGGCCATCTCGGCGACGAGACCATTTCCCTGATCGGCACCGACCCCGTCAAGCACCCCAAGAACGCATGGAAAGTGGTGCAGACGCTGACTGGCCAAGGCGGCGGTGCGTTGTTCATCAAGAGCCATCCCAAGTCCAACCACCTGTATTCGGACACGCCGCTGAATCCCGATCCGAAGATTTCGCAATCGGTGGCGGTGTACGACATCAACAACCTGGCCAAGGGCTACACCGTGTTGCCCATAGCCGAGTGGGCCGATATCAAGGATGACGGTGCCAAACGCGTGGTGCAGCCCGAGTTCAACAAGGCGGGCGATGAGGTCTGGTTCTCGGTCTGGAGCGCCAAAGACAAGATCAGCGCCATGGTCGTGGTGGATGACAAGACGCTCAAGCTCAAGGCTGTGATCAAGGATCCGCGCCTGATCACGCCGACCGGCCACTTCAACGTCAACAACACGCAAAACGACGTGTATTGA
- the cobA gene encoding uroporphyrinogen-III C-methyltransferase, protein MSVMEPSHWLTPGWSENEPGFDGPPAAVTLVGAGPGDPELLTIKAMRALQAAKLVLYDHLVSPGVLDMLPPDADRVYVGKESSRHTLPQTDIIELMVRLARSGRPVLRLKGGDGYIFGRGGEEAQALAAAGVPFTVVPGLTAAQGAAASVGIPLTHRDHACSLVLSTGHMRENRVLDMDWEMLARPRQTVVLYMGVNNLPEICAQLIAHGLPENTPAALVERATQPEERCITGTLANLPDLAKEHRVKPPALIMVGAVVALRAELMPSQHAEQRLATTT, encoded by the coding sequence ATGAGCGTCATGGAACCCAGCCATTGGCTGACCCCTGGCTGGTCGGAAAACGAGCCCGGTTTCGACGGCCCGCCCGCAGCGGTGACCCTTGTCGGCGCCGGCCCCGGCGATCCCGAACTGCTGACCATCAAGGCCATGCGAGCGCTGCAAGCGGCCAAACTGGTGCTTTACGACCACCTCGTGAGCCCGGGTGTCCTGGATATGTTGCCTCCCGACGCTGACCGTGTGTACGTCGGCAAAGAGTCTTCCCGCCACACCCTGCCGCAAACAGACATCATCGAACTCATGGTTCGGCTCGCCCGGTCGGGTCGTCCCGTGTTGCGCCTCAAGGGTGGCGACGGCTACATCTTTGGCCGCGGCGGCGAAGAGGCCCAGGCGCTTGCGGCCGCTGGCGTGCCATTCACCGTGGTACCCGGCCTGACCGCCGCCCAAGGCGCCGCCGCTTCCGTGGGTATTCCGCTCACGCACCGCGACCACGCCTGTTCTTTGGTGCTGTCCACGGGTCACATGCGGGAAAACCGCGTGCTCGACATGGACTGGGAAATGCTCGCCCGTCCGCGCCAGACCGTGGTGCTCTACATGGGCGTGAACAACCTGCCCGAGATCTGCGCCCAGCTGATTGCCCACGGTTTGCCCGAGAACACGCCTGCGGCCCTGGTCGAGCGCGCCACCCAACCTGAAGAACGCTGCATCACAGGCACCCTGGCCAACCTCCCGGACCTGGCCAAAGAACACCGGGTCAAACCCCCTGCCTTGATCATGGTGGGCGCTGTCGTGGCGCTGCGTGCCGAATTGATGCCGTCGCAGCACGCCGAACAACGGTTGGCCACAACGACCTGA
- a CDS encoding nitrate regulatory protein codes for MTSGLRFLIAAKRCEITELQQLAHTSALVNAVGRLVHGLQRERGLTNLHLASQNAQWEAALGQQILDSETLQAQVASCFEGMNVATARPSQGARLFSRIAYALQGMAALPALRRRLRAEAWPAERATAAYVRLISSLLAVVFEAADTAADPGISRSLVALFNFMQGKELTGQERATGSALFAAGQANAVAQQRLLHLIESQERCLQVFEEFASPPQWQAWQLAQHAKQLATLERMRRVLCTASNGAPLDRQLSQVWFDANTAVIDAMKAIEDRLALDLLELCETRLAAATAELATFEALNSQGNTSRFDPADDLSFFDQASPDLSTPASALSPTAPGFGLQLDRSILELVQDQARRLQSMAQELDTVRASLSERKLIERAKGLLMAHRRLSEEDAHKNMRQMAMNQNRRLIDVAEALLSMAEVLPEPQR; via the coding sequence TTGACATCCGGACTCCGCTTTCTGATCGCAGCCAAGCGCTGTGAGATCACCGAACTGCAACAACTCGCCCACACCAGCGCGCTGGTCAACGCTGTGGGTCGACTGGTTCACGGATTGCAGCGTGAACGAGGCTTGACCAACCTGCACCTGGCGTCCCAAAACGCCCAATGGGAAGCGGCGCTCGGGCAGCAGATCCTGGACAGCGAGACACTTCAGGCCCAAGTCGCGTCATGCTTTGAAGGCATGAACGTGGCCACGGCCCGGCCCAGCCAGGGCGCCCGCCTTTTCAGCCGCATTGCCTACGCCTTGCAGGGCATGGCCGCCCTGCCGGCGCTGCGCCGCCGACTGCGCGCCGAGGCCTGGCCGGCCGAGCGGGCGACGGCAGCCTATGTGCGTCTGATCAGCAGCCTGTTGGCCGTTGTGTTTGAAGCCGCCGATACCGCCGCTGACCCAGGTATCTCTCGCAGTCTGGTGGCCTTGTTCAACTTCATGCAAGGCAAAGAACTGACCGGACAGGAGCGCGCCACAGGCTCGGCCCTGTTCGCTGCTGGCCAGGCCAATGCTGTTGCTCAGCAGCGCCTGCTGCACCTGATCGAGTCGCAGGAGCGCTGCCTGCAGGTCTTTGAAGAGTTCGCCAGCCCGCCGCAGTGGCAGGCCTGGCAGCTCGCGCAGCACGCCAAACAGCTCGCCACACTGGAGCGCATGCGGCGTGTGCTTTGCACCGCCTCAAACGGCGCGCCGCTGGACCGGCAACTCAGCCAGGTCTGGTTCGATGCAAACACAGCGGTCATTGACGCCATGAAGGCCATCGAGGACCGGCTCGCACTGGACCTGCTGGAGCTGTGTGAAACCCGCCTGGCCGCGGCCACAGCCGAACTGGCCACTTTTGAAGCCTTGAACAGCCAGGGCAACACCAGCCGGTTTGACCCGGCCGACGACCTCTCCTTTTTCGACCAGGCCTCGCCCGATCTGAGCACGCCCGCTTCCGCTCTCAGCCCCACAGCCCCGGGCTTCGGTTTGCAACTCGACCGCTCGATCCTCGAGTTGGTGCAAGACCAGGCGCGGAGGCTGCAAAGCATGGCGCAAGAGCTGGACACCGTTCGCGCCAGCCTCAGCGAACGCAAGCTGATCGAGCGGGCGAAAGGCCTGTTGATGGCCCACCGGCGCCTGAGCGAAGAAGACGCCCACAAAAACATGCGTCAGATGGCCATGAATCAAAACCGGCGCCTGATCGATGTCGCAGAAGCCCTGCTTTCCATGGCTGAAGTGCTTCCAGAACCGCAGCGCTGA
- a CDS encoding CmpA/NrtA family ABC transporter substrate-binding protein, whose product MSAPSRSSLNRRRFATQAIALAGATTFGLPALAAKARPEKEQLKFGFIKLTDCAPLVVAYEKGYFEDEGLNVQLEAQANWKVLLDRVIDGQLDGAHMLAGQPLGATIGFGTKADIVTAFSMDLNGNAITVSNAVWAEMKPHLPMKDGKVAHPIKADALKKVVDAWKKEGKAFKMGMVFPVSTHNYELRYWLAAGGMNPGYYTSSDISGTSKADVLLSVTPPPQMPNTMESGTIHGYCVGEPWNQQAVFKGIGVPVVTDNEIWKNNPEKVFGVTGAWAKANPITHVAVVKALIRAGQWLDASMANRVEAVKMLSKSQYVGADEAVIANSMTGTFEYEKGDKRPAPDFNVFFRNFATFPFYSDAIWYLTQMRRWGQITEAKPDSWYMDIAKKVYQPTIYMEAANALVAEGKIKASDLPKTDGFKGVQTGFIDGVDYDGRKPNDYLAKFKIGLKAADKV is encoded by the coding sequence ATGTCCGCACCCAGCCGCTCATCACTGAACCGCCGCCGCTTCGCCACCCAGGCCATCGCCCTGGCCGGTGCCACCACCTTTGGATTGCCTGCGCTGGCGGCCAAGGCCCGGCCAGAGAAAGAACAGCTGAAGTTCGGCTTCATCAAACTCACCGACTGCGCCCCGTTGGTGGTCGCGTACGAAAAAGGCTACTTCGAAGACGAAGGCCTCAATGTGCAACTCGAGGCCCAGGCCAACTGGAAGGTGCTGCTCGACCGCGTGATCGACGGTCAGCTGGACGGCGCCCACATGCTCGCGGGCCAACCGCTGGGTGCCACCATCGGCTTCGGCACCAAGGCCGACATCGTGACCGCCTTCAGCATGGACCTCAACGGCAACGCCATCACCGTGTCCAACGCGGTGTGGGCCGAGATGAAACCGCACCTGCCCATGAAAGACGGCAAGGTGGCGCACCCGATCAAGGCCGATGCGCTGAAAAAGGTGGTCGACGCCTGGAAAAAAGAAGGCAAGGCTTTCAAGATGGGCATGGTGTTCCCGGTCTCCACGCACAACTACGAGCTGCGCTACTGGCTGGCCGCCGGCGGAATGAACCCGGGCTACTACACATCGAGCGACATTTCCGGCACGTCCAAAGCCGACGTGCTGCTCTCGGTGACACCGCCACCCCAAATGCCCAACACCATGGAGTCGGGCACCATCCACGGCTACTGCGTGGGTGAGCCCTGGAACCAGCAGGCGGTCTTCAAGGGCATTGGCGTGCCCGTGGTCACCGACAACGAGATCTGGAAGAACAACCCCGAAAAGGTGTTCGGCGTCACCGGCGCCTGGGCCAAGGCCAACCCCATCACCCATGTCGCGGTTGTCAAGGCGCTGATCCGTGCGGGCCAGTGGCTCGATGCCTCCATGGCCAACCGCGTCGAGGCGGTGAAGATGCTGTCGAAATCGCAGTACGTGGGGGCCGACGAAGCGGTGATTGCCAACAGCATGACCGGCACCTTCGAGTACGAAAAGGGCGACAAGCGCCCGGCACCCGACTTCAACGTTTTCTTCCGAAATTTCGCCACGTTCCCCTTCTACAGCGACGCCATCTGGTACCTCACGCAGATGCGCCGCTGGGGCCAGATCACCGAGGCCAAACCCGACAGCTGGTACATGGACATCGCCAAGAAGGTCTACCAGCCCACGATCTACATGGAGGCCGCCAACGCGCTGGTCGCCGAAGGCAAGATCAAGGCAAGCGACCTGCCCAAGACCGACGGCTTCAAGGGTGTTCAGACCGGGTTCATCGACGGCGTCGACTACGACGGCCGCAAGCCCAACGACTACCTCGCCAAATTCAAGATCGGCCTGAAAGCCGCTGACAAGGTCTGA
- a CDS encoding ABC transporter permease → MELVNKLFGSGAAALRDPRELGRAFVMSVGVPVIAFAIFLALWSVAASRIQTSLGAVPGPAQVAEQAVVLVKEHFSEREREAAFYKRQAERDKERIAEDPSYEPRNFQWTGKRTYLDQIVTSLYTVFVGFLLATVVAVPLGILAGTSKIVQAAINPMVQLFRPVSPLAWLPIVTLIVSAVYVTTDEPMFQKSFLISAITVTLCSLWTTLINTAIGVTSVDKDLVNVGKVLQLPLATRVRKIILPSALPFIFTGMRLSLGVGWMVLIAAEMLAQNPGLGKFVWDEFQNGSSDSLSRIMVAVFTIGLIGYALDRLMQVLQNLVVPR, encoded by the coding sequence ATGGAACTCGTGAACAAACTTTTTGGCAGCGGGGCCGCTGCCCTGCGCGATCCCCGCGAACTGGGCCGCGCTTTTGTGATGTCGGTCGGCGTACCGGTGATCGCTTTCGCCATCTTTCTGGCGCTGTGGTCGGTCGCTGCCTCGCGCATCCAGACCAGCCTGGGCGCCGTGCCCGGTCCGGCTCAGGTCGCGGAGCAGGCGGTTGTTCTGGTGAAGGAGCACTTCTCCGAGCGCGAACGCGAAGCCGCCTTCTACAAGCGCCAGGCAGAACGCGACAAGGAGCGCATCGCCGAAGACCCGAGCTATGAGCCGCGCAACTTCCAGTGGACCGGCAAACGCACCTACCTCGACCAGATCGTCACCAGCCTCTACACCGTGTTTGTGGGCTTTTTGCTCGCCACCGTGGTGGCCGTGCCCCTGGGCATTCTGGCCGGCACATCGAAGATTGTGCAGGCGGCCATCAACCCGATGGTGCAGCTGTTTCGTCCGGTCTCCCCGCTGGCCTGGCTGCCCATCGTGACCTTGATCGTCAGCGCGGTCTATGTCACCACCGACGAGCCGATGTTCCAGAAGTCGTTTCTGATTTCCGCCATCACGGTTACCTTGTGTTCGCTGTGGACCACCCTGATCAACACCGCCATCGGCGTGACCTCGGTCGACAAGGATCTGGTCAACGTGGGCAAGGTCTTGCAGCTGCCGCTGGCCACCCGCGTTCGCAAGATCATCTTGCCCTCAGCCCTGCCCTTCATCTTCACCGGCATGCGGTTGTCGCTCGGTGTGGGCTGGATGGTGCTGATCGCCGCCGAAATGCTGGCGCAAAACCCTGGCCTGGGCAAGTTCGTCTGGGACGAATTCCAGAACGGCAGCTCCGATTCGCTGAGTCGGATCATGGTGGCGGTGTTCACCATTGGCCTGATCGGCTACGCCCTCGACCGCCTGATGCAGGTGCTGCAAAACCTCGTGGTGCCGCGTTGA
- a CDS encoding ABC transporter ATP-binding protein — MNLALKPSPDANDSAMHKPTLVSVPNAAALELKNVCKGHGSGAGRSEILKNLNLRVEPGEFVAIVGFSGSGKTTLVSLLAGLISADSGEVLKNGEAITGPGPDRGIVFQSYSLMPWLSVRDNVALAVDRVFASESAAERAERVKRYVSMVGLTPAIDKKPAQLSGGMRQRVSVARALATDPDVLLLDEPLSALDALTRANLQDEIVRIWSEDTKTVVLITNDVDEALMMADRIIPLDIGPGATLGPSFVVDIPRPRDRRAMNHDARFQQLRAEITQYLIALSNRHAASHGGNVIQLPTLTPRSAVEKIASPTLASRFALRHATLAERIEASFSQPEAPAIDAPLAPSSADDRFVEFSQVIKVYPTPKGPQTVVDGFDLKIRKGEFISVIGHSGCGKSTVLSMMAGLTDITDGVIVLDGREVADAGPDRGLVFQAPSLVPWLTAFDNVMLGVARVFPHASEAERRDTVGYYLNRVGLGSSMQKKASELSNGMKQRVGIARAFALNPKMLLLDEPFGMLDSLTRWELQAVLMEVWSRSQVTAMMVTHDVDEAILLADRVVMMSNGPRARIGKIMDVPLPRPRTREALLQHPRYYELREELIGFLEDCGSQH; from the coding sequence ATGAACCTCGCTCTCAAACCCAGCCCCGATGCCAACGACAGCGCCATGCACAAACCCACGCTGGTGTCCGTGCCCAACGCCGCTGCGCTGGAGCTGAAAAACGTCTGCAAAGGCCACGGCTCGGGCGCTGGCCGCTCGGAGATTCTGAAGAACCTGAACCTGCGTGTGGAACCGGGTGAGTTCGTGGCCATCGTCGGGTTCTCCGGCAGCGGCAAGACCACGCTGGTCAGCTTGCTCGCGGGTCTCATCAGCGCCGACAGCGGTGAGGTCTTGAAGAACGGCGAAGCCATCACCGGCCCGGGCCCCGATCGCGGCATCGTGTTCCAGAGCTATTCGCTGATGCCCTGGCTCAGCGTGCGCGACAACGTGGCCCTCGCCGTGGACCGCGTGTTCGCCAGCGAAAGCGCGGCCGAACGCGCTGAGCGGGTCAAACGCTATGTCTCGATGGTGGGGCTCACGCCTGCGATCGACAAGAAGCCCGCCCAGCTCTCGGGCGGCATGCGCCAGCGCGTGTCGGTGGCGCGCGCGCTGGCCACAGACCCCGATGTGTTGTTGCTCGACGAGCCGCTTTCCGCGCTCGACGCCCTCACCCGCGCCAACCTGCAAGACGAAATCGTGCGCATCTGGAGCGAAGACACCAAGACCGTGGTGCTCATTACCAACGATGTCGATGAGGCTCTGATGATGGCCGACCGCATCATCCCGCTGGACATCGGCCCGGGTGCCACGCTCGGGCCCTCGTTCGTGGTCGACATCCCCCGTCCCCGCGATCGCCGCGCCATGAACCACGACGCGCGTTTCCAGCAACTGCGCGCCGAGATCACGCAGTACCTGATCGCGCTCTCAAACAGGCACGCAGCCAGCCATGGTGGCAACGTCATACAACTGCCCACGCTCACGCCACGCAGCGCAGTGGAAAAGATTGCCAGCCCGACGCTGGCCAGCCGGTTCGCCCTGCGCCATGCCACCTTGGCCGAGCGCATTGAAGCATCCTTCAGCCAGCCCGAAGCCCCTGCCATTGATGCCCCACTCGCACCGAGCAGCGCCGATGACCGCTTCGTTGAGTTCTCACAGGTCATCAAGGTCTACCCCACACCCAAGGGGCCACAAACCGTGGTCGATGGTTTCGATCTGAAGATCCGCAAAGGCGAATTCATCTCGGTGATCGGTCACTCGGGTTGTGGCAAGTCCACCGTGCTTTCGATGATGGCGGGCCTGACCGACATCACCGACGGCGTGATCGTGCTCGACGGCCGAGAAGTGGCCGACGCCGGTCCCGACCGCGGCCTGGTGTTTCAGGCACCGAGCCTGGTGCCCTGGCTCACCGCTTTTGACAACGTGATGCTGGGCGTGGCCCGCGTGTTTCCCCACGCCAGCGAAGCGGAACGCCGCGACACGGTGGGTTATTACCTCAACCGCGTGGGCCTGGGCTCATCGATGCAGAAAAAGGCATCGGAGCTGTCCAACGGCATGAAGCAGCGCGTGGGCATTGCGCGCGCCTTTGCACTCAACCCCAAGATGCTGTTGCTCGACGAGCCCTTCGGCATGCTGGACTCACTCACGCGCTGGGAACTGCAGGCCGTTTTGATGGAGGTGTGGTCGCGCAGCCAGGTCACCGCCATGATGGTTACACACGACGTGGACGAGGCCATTTTGCTGGCCGACCGTGTGGTGATGATGAGCAACGGTCCCCGCGCCAGGATCGGAAAAATCATGGACGTTCCACTGCCCCGCCCGCGCACCCGCGAAGCGCTGTTGCAGCACCCGCGCTACTACGAACTGCGCGAAGAACTCATCGGCTTCCTCGAAGACTGCGGCAGCCAGCACTGA